From the Bacillus marinisedimentorum genome, one window contains:
- a CDS encoding chemotaxis protein CheW codes for MSESAVANDLKVIVFQLKDEEYGVPVQQVLSIERMQHITRVPSTPEFVKGVINLRGVVTPIIDLRSRFDLEETEYGESTRIIIVTVGEMEVGLIVDAANDVIDIDGGQLEPPPQVIGAVEADYIKGVARLEKRLLVILNLDKVFNDEEVDDLKAIEG; via the coding sequence ATGTCAGAATCTGCTGTTGCAAATGATTTGAAAGTAATTGTGTTCCAATTGAAAGACGAAGAATACGGAGTGCCGGTCCAGCAAGTCCTGTCAATTGAGAGAATGCAGCACATCACAAGGGTCCCTTCCACACCCGAGTTTGTGAAGGGGGTCATCAATCTCCGCGGGGTCGTTACACCGATCATTGATTTGAGAAGCCGATTTGATCTTGAAGAAACAGAGTACGGTGAAAGTACGAGAATCATCATCGTTACAGTGGGAGAAATGGAAGTCGGTCTCATAGTCGATGCCGCCAATGATGTCATCGATATAGACGGCGGGCAGCTCGAACCTCCTCCTCAGGTAATCGGTGCAGTGGAAGCTGATTATATAAAAGGAGTGGCCAGGCTGGAAAAACGCCTTCTTGTCATTCTGAACCTTGACAAGGTTTTTAACGATGAGGAAGTAGACGATCTTAAAGCAATAGAGGGTTAA
- a CDS encoding chemotaxis protein CheC — translation MLFYKNFSSYHMDVLKEIGNIGAGHAATALSNLLNQTVDMKVPDVSIVKFDDLMEKVGGADHLVAGVFLRIEGDAPGSLYFLLSLEEAEMLVRRITGDTSLSFKEPPYPEMGLSAFCEVGNILAGSYLSSLADFTGMNLHPSVPATAIDLAGALLSYGLIELSQESDYAIVIDTAFIEHGNAKANHLNGHFLVLPDPPSFDVIFRSLGVPSDG, via the coding sequence ATGTTATTTTATAAGAATTTCAGTTCCTATCATATGGATGTATTGAAAGAAATCGGAAATATTGGCGCAGGCCATGCGGCAACAGCACTGTCAAATTTACTTAACCAAACAGTCGACATGAAAGTCCCTGATGTTTCCATCGTGAAATTCGACGATTTAATGGAAAAAGTAGGCGGTGCGGACCATCTTGTTGCCGGTGTTTTCCTTAGAATCGAAGGGGATGCTCCCGGGAGCCTGTATTTTCTTCTTTCCCTTGAAGAAGCAGAAATGCTTGTCAGGAGGATAACAGGTGACACCTCGCTCTCCTTCAAGGAACCGCCTTATCCTGAAATGGGTTTATCCGCCTTTTGTGAAGTCGGCAATATTCTCGCGGGTTCATATCTTTCTTCCCTTGCCGATTTTACCGGAATGAACCTGCACCCGAGCGTACCGGCAACCGCCATCGATCTTGCCGGTGCACTCCTGAGCTACGGCCTTATCGAACTGTCTCAGGAAAGTGATTATGCCATCGTCATAGACACAGCCTTCATAGAGCACGGGAATGCGAAGGCAAACCACTTGAACGGCCATTTCCTGGTACTGCCTGACCCACCGTCTTTTGATGTCATTTTCCGCTCTCTGGGAGTCCCGTCTGATGGTTAA